Proteins encoded within one genomic window of Bacillus thuringiensis:
- a CDS encoding FeoA family protein, with amino-acid sequence MSLVDIKIGEKVLVKSIQSLDQLLKRRLAAFGLAEGSELRLKQKAMFKGPCTLECRGQLISIRHCDAKMIKVELA; translated from the coding sequence ATGAGCTTAGTAGATATTAAAATTGGAGAGAAAGTATTAGTAAAAAGTATTCAGTCTTTAGATCAGCTATTAAAGCGTAGACTAGCTGCTTTCGGTCTTGCTGAAGGAAGCGAACTTCGCCTGAAACAGAAAGCGATGTTTAAAGGTCCTTGTACATTGGAGTGTCGTGGACAGTTAATTAGTATTCGTCATTGTGACGCGAAAATGATAAAGGTGGAATTAGCGTGA
- the feoB gene encoding ferrous iron transport protein B, translated as MNKVALLGNPNTGKTSLFNALTGSYEYVGNWSGVTVEKKVGKLKDKQGTLIDLPGVYDLNPVSRDEGVVTNFLLTDEFHHMLNIVDSSQFERNMHLTLQLLEFGKPVSIGLNMIDVAKQRGIVIDVKRLSELLGVTVVPVVARSGKGCEELLATLKENDKKEKQPFLISYGVQMDEGIKEVISLLETANYEHPRWLALQFLSNNEVVEKEMKALPIYKELVAIRSRLEGKLDCTLEEHIYKTREAYIEKLKTNVMKHEKEGKIPFSEKIDRLITHKILGLPIFLAVMFFIFQVTFTWIGTPLSDMLDEFFGGQLTDWVTAGLTSVGASDFIQALVTEGIIAGVGAVLVFVPQIFALFFFISLLEDSGYMARIAVVMDRIMEFFGLNGKAFIPMIIGFGCNVPGIMAARTIEQEKERLLTVLVTPFMSCSARLPVYALFAGVFFPNSQATVVFSLYVAGIVLALLVTKIMSLTILKAEKSIFVIELPPYRVPQAKTLWLSTWEKGKGFVRKAGTFIFGGSVVIWLLNYAGPSGFGVDMGDSYLAMIGGFIAPLFAPLGFGTWQAGASLLTGFLAKEVVVSTMAIIYAVKEDVLGNVMGAHYTALSAYAFMFFVLLYVPCLATVAVIKRETGSAKWTIFSVVYPLVVAYALTLIIYQVGSLLGF; from the coding sequence GTGAATAAGGTAGCTTTGCTAGGGAATCCGAATACAGGGAAGACATCATTATTTAATGCACTTACTGGTTCTTATGAGTATGTAGGGAACTGGAGCGGTGTAACAGTAGAAAAGAAGGTTGGTAAATTAAAAGATAAGCAAGGAACATTAATTGATTTACCAGGTGTTTATGATTTAAATCCAGTTTCGCGTGATGAAGGTGTCGTTACAAATTTTCTACTAACAGACGAATTTCATCATATGTTAAATATAGTGGATTCTTCGCAATTTGAGAGAAATATGCATTTAACGTTGCAATTACTTGAATTTGGAAAGCCCGTTTCAATTGGTTTAAATATGATTGATGTGGCGAAGCAAAGAGGAATTGTCATTGATGTAAAACGATTATCAGAACTATTAGGTGTAACAGTCGTTCCTGTTGTTGCAAGAAGTGGAAAAGGCTGTGAAGAATTACTTGCGACTCTTAAAGAAAATGATAAAAAAGAGAAACAGCCATTCCTTATTTCATATGGTGTACAAATGGATGAAGGAATCAAAGAGGTAATTTCTCTTTTAGAGACAGCGAATTATGAGCATCCGAGATGGTTAGCTCTTCAATTTTTAAGTAATAACGAAGTAGTAGAAAAAGAAATGAAAGCATTACCAATTTATAAGGAACTTGTAGCCATTCGATCTCGCTTAGAAGGAAAACTTGATTGTACGTTAGAAGAGCACATTTACAAAACTCGTGAAGCGTATATTGAAAAGTTAAAAACAAATGTTATGAAGCATGAGAAAGAAGGAAAAATTCCTTTTTCGGAAAAAATTGATAGATTAATTACACATAAAATTTTAGGACTTCCAATCTTTTTAGCAGTTATGTTTTTTATTTTTCAGGTTACGTTTACGTGGATTGGTACACCTTTATCGGATATGCTAGATGAGTTTTTTGGTGGCCAGCTTACGGATTGGGTAACGGCTGGGCTTACAAGTGTTGGAGCTTCTGATTTTATTCAAGCACTCGTTACAGAAGGTATTATTGCTGGTGTTGGTGCTGTATTAGTATTCGTTCCACAAATCTTTGCACTATTCTTTTTCATTTCATTATTAGAAGACTCAGGATATATGGCGCGAATTGCAGTTGTTATGGATAGAATTATGGAGTTCTTCGGTTTAAATGGAAAAGCGTTCATTCCGATGATTATCGGTTTTGGATGTAATGTTCCAGGTATTATGGCAGCGAGAACCATTGAACAAGAAAAAGAACGTTTACTTACAGTTCTTGTAACACCGTTTATGTCTTGTTCGGCACGTTTACCTGTATATGCACTGTTTGCGGGAGTATTCTTCCCTAATAGTCAGGCAACTGTTGTATTTTCTTTATATGTTGCAGGTATTGTTCTTGCATTACTTGTTACAAAAATTATGTCTCTTACCATTTTAAAAGCGGAAAAGTCTATTTTCGTAATTGAACTACCTCCTTACCGAGTGCCACAAGCGAAAACGTTATGGCTAAGTACGTGGGAGAAAGGGAAAGGATTTGTTCGTAAAGCAGGTACATTCATCTTCGGTGGTTCTGTTGTCATTTGGTTATTAAACTATGCAGGTCCATCAGGATTTGGTGTTGATATGGGAGACAGCTACTTAGCTATGATTGGTGGATTTATCGCACCGCTATTTGCACCGCTCGGCTTTGGAACATGGCAAGCTGGGGCATCCCTTTTAACAGGATTTTTAGCGAAAGAAGTTGTCGTTTCTACAATGGCAATTATTTATGCGGTGAAAGAAGATGTGCTAGGAAATGTAATGGGAGCACATTATACGGCGCTATCAGCATATGCATTTATGTTCTTTGTTTTATTATATGTTCCGTGTTTAGCGACAGTAGCCGTTATTAAACGTGAAACAGGATCAGCGAAGTGGACGATTTTCTCTGTCGTGTATCCGCTCGTTGTTGCTTACGCATTAACGCTCATTATATACCAAGTTGGATCCCTACTCGGATTCTAG
- the hpt gene encoding hypoxanthine phosphoribosyltransferase translates to MNIEIKDTLISEEQLQEKVKELALQIERDFEGEEIVVIAVLKGSFVFAADLIRHIKNEVTIDFISASSYGNQTETTGKVKLLKDIDVNITGKNVIVVEDIIDSGLTLHFLKDHFFMHKPKALKFCTLLDKPERRKVDLKAEYVGFQIPDEFIVGYGIDCAEKYRNLPFIASVVTE, encoded by the coding sequence ATGAATATTGAAATAAAAGACACTTTAATTTCTGAAGAACAATTACAAGAAAAAGTAAAAGAATTAGCGCTTCAAATCGAGCGTGACTTTGAAGGAGAAGAAATCGTAGTCATCGCTGTACTAAAAGGATCTTTCGTATTCGCTGCTGATTTAATTCGTCACATTAAAAACGAGGTAACAATCGACTTTATTTCTGCATCTAGCTACGGAAATCAAACAGAAACAACTGGAAAAGTTAAACTATTAAAAGATATCGACGTAAACATTACTGGAAAAAACGTCATTGTCGTAGAAGACATTATCGATTCTGGTTTAACACTTCACTTCTTAAAAGATCACTTCTTTATGCATAAACCAAAGGCACTCAAATTCTGTACGTTACTTGATAAACCTGAGCGTCGTAAAGTTGACTTAAAAGCTGAATATGTTGGCTTCCAAATTCCAGACGAATTTATCGTTGGCTACGGTATTGACTGTGCAGAAAAATATCGTAACTTACCATTTATCGCTTCAGTTGTAACGGAATAA
- a CDS encoding PspA/IM30 family protein, with amino-acid sequence MSVFKRLRDLTMSNVYSLIEKAEDPVKMTDQYLRDMQADVQEAEKSVAAQIALEKKFKILFEEQEALVKKREEQAHMAVQANNLDLARRALEEKQNAEQKMNEYKASYEQNKAAADNLRLKLEEMRKQLNELKNKRETLVARVNAAKAQKNINQAMSGFDSNSAKAGLSRMEEKALQLEAEAEASGEVYKKEKSLDDEFASLNKNSAVDDELARIMKQYEK; translated from the coding sequence ATGTCTGTATTTAAACGATTACGAGATTTAACAATGTCGAATGTATATTCATTAATTGAAAAAGCGGAAGATCCAGTTAAGATGACGGACCAATATTTACGCGATATGCAAGCGGATGTTCAAGAAGCTGAGAAAAGTGTAGCAGCTCAAATCGCGCTTGAGAAGAAATTCAAAATCTTATTTGAAGAGCAAGAAGCACTTGTGAAAAAACGTGAAGAGCAAGCTCATATGGCTGTTCAAGCTAATAACTTAGATCTTGCGCGCCGTGCACTAGAAGAAAAACAAAATGCGGAGCAAAAGATGAATGAGTATAAAGCAAGCTATGAGCAAAACAAAGCTGCTGCTGATAATCTTCGCCTGAAGCTAGAAGAAATGCGTAAGCAATTAAATGAGCTGAAAAATAAACGTGAGACACTTGTAGCACGTGTAAATGCGGCGAAAGCACAAAAGAATATTAATCAGGCGATGTCTGGATTTGATTCAAACTCAGCGAAAGCTGGTTTAAGCCGTATGGAAGAGAAAGCTCTTCAATTAGAGGCTGAAGCAGAAGCAAGCGGTGAAGTGTACAAAAAAGAAAAATCATTAGATGATGAATTCGCAAGCTTAAACAAAAATTCTGCTGTTGACGATGAATTAGCTCGTATTATGAAGCAGTATGAGAAATAA
- a CDS encoding class D sortase translates to MKVLNYIGIILMAIGLFMGSYYAMEWYKGKSSAQQLTKEEIKSLNNIQHNQLSHETPVTSQVPSSQTEHKEGEKVAMLHIPKIKKKFSIYWGADDATLKKGVGIFVSDVTTTPSGGGHTVLSGHRDTVFTDLGELKEKDTLVLEYDNKIYTYEIQKIWITHADDRTVIIKKEEPILTLTTCYPFDYIGDAPDRYIIEAKLTASYSK, encoded by the coding sequence ATGAAGGTACTCAATTATATCGGTATCATATTGATGGCTATAGGACTATTTATGGGATCATATTATGCTATGGAGTGGTATAAAGGAAAAAGCTCTGCTCAACAACTAACGAAAGAAGAAATAAAGAGCCTTAACAATATACAACATAATCAACTTTCACATGAAACCCCCGTAACTTCTCAAGTGCCTTCTTCTCAAACAGAGCATAAAGAAGGAGAAAAGGTAGCAATGTTACATATACCGAAAATAAAAAAGAAGTTTTCTATATATTGGGGAGCAGATGATGCAACGCTGAAAAAAGGAGTTGGGATATTCGTTAGTGATGTAACGACAACGCCATCTGGAGGAGGACATACTGTACTAAGTGGGCATAGGGATACTGTATTTACAGATTTAGGAGAGTTAAAAGAAAAAGACACTCTTGTTTTAGAGTATGATAATAAAATTTACACATATGAAATTCAAAAGATATGGATTACCCATGCGGATGATCGTACTGTTATTATAAAAAAAGAAGAACCAATATTAACACTGACAACCTGCTATCCATTTGATTATATAGGGGATGCACCAGATAGATATATTATCGAGGCGAAGTTAACTGCTAGTTATTCAAAATGA
- a CDS encoding FeoB-associated Cys-rich membrane protein, with the protein MMVNIIIGAIIFGYAAYTLVNFVKRSKKGKCAACSLNKSCQSQTCSPDMEQIAHK; encoded by the coding sequence ATGATGGTCAATATTATAATTGGAGCTATCATTTTTGGTTATGCAGCATACACGTTAGTTAATTTTGTAAAGAGAAGTAAAAAGGGAAAATGCGCAGCATGTTCTTTAAATAAGTCATGTCAGTCGCAAACTTGTAGTCCGGATATGGAGCAAATTGCTCATAAATAG
- a CDS encoding DUF4178 domain-containing protein yields the protein MSLFKRIKNIMKSPEPPKPEKSLLTLAPGDMIEVSLIMYELTGKTSMHSRKEIVLTLQDGKDIRYLKIEDRENTYYKLYTPIDGRLDSIDEIPTTIEMDDTEYHMEEQYNGRVVVMGKTPFSASEEQHVWEFQSDNRKLLRIEWQNGRTMMYEGEAIIPADVQIIRAT from the coding sequence ATGAGTTTATTTAAACGAATTAAAAATATAATGAAAAGCCCAGAGCCGCCGAAACCAGAGAAAAGTTTGTTAACGTTAGCTCCTGGCGATATGATTGAAGTTTCATTAATTATGTACGAATTAACTGGAAAAACGAGTATGCATTCTCGTAAAGAAATTGTTTTAACACTGCAAGACGGGAAAGATATTCGTTATTTAAAAATTGAAGACCGTGAAAATACGTATTACAAGTTATATACACCAATTGATGGTCGTTTAGATTCGATTGATGAAATTCCGACGACAATTGAAATGGATGATACAGAGTACCATATGGAAGAGCAATATAACGGACGTGTTGTTGTGATGGGGAAAACACCATTCTCTGCTTCAGAAGAACAGCATGTATGGGAATTCCAATCAGATAACCGAAAATTATTGCGTATTGAATGGCAAAATGGTCGCACAATGATGTATGAGGGAGAAGCAATTATTCCTGCTGATGTACAAATTATAAGAGCAACGTAA
- a CDS encoding DUF350 domain-containing protein — MTWTNVLAMLVWTGASAVLLFAIMWVDSIFTKYNDLKEIKNGNTAVTTRFVMKLFAQGYILSQSITKANDLWQALLASAVSFVILLVVEMFIEFVLKKMAGLDLEEGTKEGSVAHAMLAGSLHIVGALILGACL, encoded by the coding sequence ATGACATGGACAAATGTATTAGCCATGCTTGTATGGACTGGAGCGAGTGCGGTACTTTTATTTGCAATTATGTGGGTTGATTCGATTTTTACAAAATACAATGATTTAAAAGAAATAAAAAATGGGAATACAGCTGTAACAACTCGTTTCGTTATGAAATTATTCGCGCAAGGGTACATTTTATCTCAATCGATAACGAAAGCAAATGACTTATGGCAAGCGCTACTCGCATCAGCAGTTTCTTTCGTTATTTTATTAGTGGTAGAAATGTTTATCGAATTTGTGTTAAAGAAAATGGCTGGTTTAGATTTAGAAGAAGGTACGAAAGAAGGCAGTGTTGCGCATGCAATGTTAGCTGGATCATTACATATTGTTGGTGCACTTATTTTAGGTGCTTGTTTATAA
- a CDS encoding DUF4247 domain-containing protein, with protein MSNRLFTMIKSFVIPILAIVILLVVAGYALSGCQGGQTKSIQDRYPLESVAKEGKQESYVYRAANRSVPEVAKELINEREPKQASKEDENQMFLVYSDKIYNLQKDKEKPSDTLIEISNKEFVRQNYQPSFLQGYIMGSILNDIFGSRKSSSGDYRGYNDRQNHKPVIPERPPTKEEKKTPPPITKEGKGSIIKRGDNVDSKSSVGDTGSITKKGSSTPPPSTGSKGKITKNPGGSSGSDVKPKSSIKTPPRNTSPPKTRVGGSGKITKRR; from the coding sequence ATGTCAAACCGATTGTTTACCATGATTAAATCGTTCGTGATCCCTATACTTGCTATCGTTATATTACTTGTTGTTGCTGGATATGCATTATCAGGTTGTCAGGGTGGACAGACAAAGTCGATTCAAGACCGTTATCCACTTGAATCTGTCGCAAAAGAAGGTAAACAAGAATCTTACGTGTATAGGGCCGCCAATCGGTCAGTTCCTGAAGTCGCGAAGGAACTCATTAATGAAAGAGAACCGAAGCAAGCATCTAAAGAAGACGAGAATCAAATGTTCCTCGTTTATTCTGATAAGATTTATAATCTGCAAAAGGATAAAGAGAAGCCATCTGATACGTTAATTGAAATAAGTAATAAAGAGTTTGTCCGTCAAAATTACCAACCATCCTTCTTGCAAGGATATATTATGGGAAGTATTTTAAACGATATATTCGGTTCACGAAAATCATCATCCGGTGATTATCGCGGATATAATGACAGACAAAATCATAAACCAGTTATTCCAGAAAGACCACCTACAAAAGAAGAAAAGAAAACCCCACCTCCAATTACGAAGGAAGGGAAAGGATCTATCATTAAGCGTGGCGATAATGTAGATTCGAAATCTTCTGTAGGAGATACTGGAAGTATTACGAAAAAAGGAAGTAGCACGCCTCCGCCTTCTACTGGAAGCAAAGGGAAAATAACGAAAAATCCAGGTGGTTCGAGCGGATCAGATGTGAAGCCGAAATCATCTATTAAAACGCCACCAAGAAATACATCTCCTCCGAAAACGAGGGTCGGTGGTTCAGGAAAGATTACGAAGAGAAGATAG
- a CDS encoding LPXTG cell wall anchor domain-containing protein yields MKKKLLPICAIALLTVGYSSVASADTGTVTKEERAQLQQDKAKKEEAIKIQQKSDAEKKQTAQVQEKSDMAKKEEAIKAQEKNDKAKKDAVVKSGPNGEVQIKEIVKGEKLPNTASNNVAMMALSACLVGIGTLFGWNRRNKVKA; encoded by the coding sequence ATGAAAAAGAAACTATTACCAATCTGTGCAATCGCACTTTTAACAGTAGGATATTCTTCAGTAGCAAGTGCGGATACTGGAACAGTAACGAAGGAAGAAAGAGCGCAACTGCAGCAAGATAAGGCGAAAAAAGAAGAAGCAATTAAGATACAGCAAAAGAGTGATGCGGAGAAAAAGCAAACAGCGCAAGTACAAGAAAAAAGTGATATGGCTAAAAAAGAGGAAGCAATAAAAGCACAAGAAAAGAATGATAAAGCTAAAAAAGACGCGGTAGTAAAATCCGGCCCAAATGGTGAAGTGCAGATAAAGGAAATAGTGAAAGGTGAAAAATTACCAAATACAGCATCCAATAATGTAGCGATGATGGCACTAAGCGCATGCCTTGTAGGGATAGGGACATTATTTGGTTGGAATCGTCGCAATAAAGTTAAGGCGTAA
- the thiT gene encoding energy-coupled thiamine transporter ThiT: protein MRNTNLQAMIESAILAAFAMIIDILPLSLKLPTGGSISFAMIPIFIIAYRWGFKSAFLGGLVWGLLQIVVGDAYILTPVQAFIEYFIAFAFIGFAGLFYRPIQKALLTSNENNLEQSSLGSRKEKPSSKQNEGKKVLAYIILATFIGSFARYFCHFIAGIIFWGQYAPKGQSAVLYSLIVNGSTMLGSFILCTVLLIFLFLTSPRLFKSISAYQMNTQKKGA from the coding sequence ATGCGTAACACCAATTTACAAGCGATGATCGAATCTGCTATTCTTGCAGCCTTCGCCATGATTATCGACATTTTACCATTATCACTTAAACTTCCAACAGGCGGTTCCATCTCATTCGCTATGATTCCTATTTTTATTATTGCTTACCGCTGGGGCTTTAAATCAGCTTTCTTAGGTGGTTTAGTTTGGGGACTATTACAAATTGTCGTGGGAGATGCTTATATTTTAACACCGGTGCAAGCATTCATTGAGTACTTCATTGCCTTTGCTTTTATCGGATTTGCTGGCTTATTCTATCGTCCAATTCAAAAAGCACTTTTAACGTCTAATGAAAATAACTTAGAACAATCAAGTTTAGGTAGCCGTAAAGAAAAACCTTCATCAAAACAAAACGAAGGTAAGAAAGTCCTTGCTTATATTATCCTTGCTACATTTATCGGTAGCTTTGCTCGCTATTTCTGTCACTTTATTGCCGGTATTATTTTCTGGGGACAATATGCGCCGAAAGGTCAATCAGCTGTGCTATATTCATTAATCGTAAACGGCAGTACAATGCTCGGTTCTTTTATTTTATGTACAGTTTTACTTATATTTTTATTCCTCACTTCACCACGCTTATTCAAAAGCATTAGTGCTTATCAAATGAATACACAAAAAAAGGGCGCTTAA
- a CDS encoding response regulator transcription factor produces the protein MAKNILIVEDEDILREILKDYFLSEQYIVFEARDGKEALVVFEEEEVDLVILDIMLPELDGWSVCRRIRKTSEVPIIMLTARVDEDDTLLGFELGADDYVTKPYSPPILLARAKRLLESRKVTKQLLENEDDTLSIHGIHVHFPSRTVTVDKIDINLTHTEFEILAYFMKNQGIVLTREQLISRIWGYEFAGDDRTVNSHIRNLRNKLGEKAKYITTVVRTGYKFEGNV, from the coding sequence ATGGCAAAAAATATTTTAATTGTGGAAGATGAAGATATATTACGTGAAATATTAAAAGATTATTTTTTAAGTGAGCAATATATAGTGTTTGAAGCAAGGGACGGGAAAGAGGCTTTAGTTGTATTTGAAGAAGAAGAGGTTGATTTAGTTATTTTAGATATTATGTTGCCGGAACTTGATGGGTGGTCTGTTTGCCGAAGAATCCGTAAAACATCCGAGGTTCCTATTATTATGCTGACGGCGCGTGTAGATGAAGATGATACGTTACTTGGATTTGAACTTGGGGCGGATGACTATGTGACGAAGCCGTATAGTCCGCCAATTTTACTAGCAAGAGCGAAAAGATTGTTAGAGAGTAGAAAAGTGACAAAGCAACTTTTAGAGAATGAAGATGATACATTATCAATTCATGGTATCCATGTCCATTTTCCATCGCGTACTGTTACGGTAGATAAAATAGACATTAATTTAACACATACAGAATTTGAAATATTAGCGTATTTTATGAAAAATCAAGGGATTGTTTTAACACGAGAGCAACTCATTTCAAGAATTTGGGGATATGAATTTGCTGGTGACGATCGAACGGTTAATAGCCATATTCGTAATTTAAGAAATAAATTAGGAGAGAAAGCAAAGTACATTACAACCGTAGTACGAACAGGTTATAAATTTGAGGGGAATGTATGA
- a CDS encoding lipoprotein BA_5634 family protein has protein sequence MKKLVGIGLAAAISFGALSGCSLLGEKANGFVLYGSEEQVQQITDKNKKEVKEKDFYKMKMTTLEGKKVLVMDKKTGEELVKKELLSKVDAKDDTKPLDKLPAVTAEQGILFAKEKVENATLDGAKLKYEGNTIIGSGRAYTDMYAIVDDATYSNVKGEEKSVGVLKFDKDPSKEFPGKNGVESSQLVKIKK, from the coding sequence ATGAAAAAATTAGTAGGAATCGGATTAGCAGCAGCAATTTCATTCGGAGCATTATCAGGTTGTTCTTTATTAGGAGAAAAAGCGAACGGCTTTGTACTGTACGGCTCAGAAGAACAAGTTCAGCAAATCACGGATAAAAATAAAAAAGAAGTGAAAGAAAAAGACTTCTATAAAATGAAAATGACAACATTAGAAGGTAAAAAAGTTCTTGTCATGGATAAGAAAACTGGTGAAGAACTAGTGAAGAAAGAATTACTTAGCAAAGTGGATGCAAAAGACGATACGAAACCACTTGATAAATTACCAGCTGTAACAGCAGAACAAGGTATATTATTCGCAAAAGAGAAAGTAGAAAATGCTACACTTGATGGAGCGAAATTAAAATATGAAGGCAACACAATTATCGGAAGTGGCCGTGCATATACAGATATGTATGCGATTGTTGATGACGCAACTTACAGCAATGTAAAAGGTGAAGAAAAATCTGTAGGTGTATTAAAATTCGATAAGGATCCAAGTAAAGAATTCCCTGGAAAGAATGGTGTAGAATCATCACAACTTGTAAAAATTAAAAAGTAA
- a CDS encoding sensor histidine kinase, giving the protein MRKGIVLKLFTLTTALCMLILATIFIGQTIFFKQYYANRKVEDIKVNLNSFEKSYLNYVGNAEEIKRLEQDFLRENNTWITTLDQNGNLKHADDFYFEVALEQRAEKKYGQKTVIIPLYYLMNIDEIEKGALSNFVGETVYFSGLQRNDSFITLYLQLKDLNLSWANKSLSKKLLEKERKISEDEPKVAQDLIAQERKNVAGNLSDLEKKRVVQNSDFDMFGKITKVQLPDVTGPINQIYKNSIFLDNIKEFQTDLLLKESKQIQYVVQTMDYEKNDIKYKLLIKPIKEKDGSVTYIYAMASLQPVDEAVQMVQDYYIYIIAFVVVLIFLASFYYSKQIAKPLLKINDTTKKIAHLDFTEQIPITSKDEIGDLSKNINVLSNKLHSHIGQLEQDIEKERKLEKTRKEFISGVSHELKTPLSIMKSCISILKDGVAEHKKEYYFQAMEREVDKMDTLILDMLELAKFESGTYKMKKDLFYIDSIIEDICEHLSVEIEKKELRVHKNIGPFEVVANQGRIEQVIVNFITNAIRYTPNKEDIIISTIDEKERIKVCIENKGTHIEEEQLDKIWDRFYRVDAARQRSQGGTGLGLAISKNILELHDAEYGVKNTEDGVLFYFYLQKKA; this is encoded by the coding sequence ATGAGAAAAGGGATTGTACTAAAATTATTTACCCTCACAACAGCGTTATGTATGTTAATTTTAGCGACAATATTTATTGGACAAACGATATTTTTTAAACAATATTATGCGAATCGAAAAGTGGAAGATATTAAAGTAAATTTAAATTCCTTTGAGAAGAGTTATTTAAATTATGTAGGAAATGCCGAAGAAATTAAGCGACTGGAGCAAGATTTTTTAAGAGAAAATAATACGTGGATTACGACATTAGATCAAAATGGGAATTTAAAACATGCGGATGATTTTTATTTTGAGGTTGCTTTAGAACAAAGGGCAGAGAAGAAATATGGACAAAAAACGGTCATTATTCCTTTGTACTATCTTATGAATATAGATGAGATTGAAAAGGGAGCATTATCTAATTTTGTAGGAGAAACAGTTTATTTTAGTGGATTGCAAAGAAACGACAGTTTTATCACACTGTATTTACAATTAAAAGATCTGAATTTGAGCTGGGCTAATAAATCGTTAAGTAAGAAATTACTTGAAAAAGAACGTAAGATAAGCGAGGATGAGCCAAAAGTCGCTCAAGACCTTATCGCTCAGGAAAGAAAAAATGTTGCTGGAAATTTGAGTGATTTGGAAAAGAAGAGGGTCGTTCAAAATTCAGATTTCGATATGTTTGGGAAGATTACGAAAGTTCAGCTTCCGGATGTAACAGGTCCTATAAATCAAATTTATAAAAATAGCATCTTTTTAGATAACATAAAAGAATTTCAAACGGATTTATTATTAAAAGAGAGCAAGCAAATACAGTATGTAGTACAAACAATGGACTATGAAAAAAATGATATAAAATATAAATTATTAATCAAACCAATAAAAGAAAAAGACGGATCGGTAACATATATATATGCGATGGCTTCTTTACAGCCTGTAGATGAAGCTGTACAAATGGTGCAAGATTACTACATTTACATCATTGCATTTGTAGTTGTTCTTATTTTTCTAGCTTCGTTCTATTACTCAAAACAAATTGCAAAACCGTTATTAAAAATAAATGATACAACGAAGAAAATAGCGCATTTAGATTTCACAGAACAAATACCGATTACTTCAAAAGATGAAATTGGGGATTTATCGAAAAATATTAATGTATTATCCAATAAGCTCCATTCCCATATTGGACAGCTAGAACAAGATATTGAAAAGGAAAGAAAGTTAGAAAAAACGCGGAAAGAATTTATTTCAGGTGTTTCACATGAATTAAAAACACCACTGAGTATTATGAAAAGCTGCATTTCTATTTTGAAAGACGGGGTAGCTGAACATAAAAAAGAATACTATTTTCAAGCGATGGAACGAGAAGTAGACAAAATGGATACGTTAATTTTAGATATGCTTGAGTTAGCTAAATTTGAGTCAGGTACATATAAAATGAAAAAGGATTTATTTTATATTGATTCGATAATTGAAGATATATGTGAACACCTTTCTGTGGAAATAGAGAAAAAAGAACTTCGTGTTCATAAAAATATAGGTCCATTTGAAGTAGTCGCAAATCAAGGCCGGATTGAACAAGTCATCGTAAATTTCATTACGAATGCTATACGTTATACACCAAATAAAGAAGATATTATTATTTCTACAATAGATGAGAAAGAGCGTATAAAAGTATGTATTGAAAATAAAGGTACTCACATTGAAGAAGAGCAATTAGATAAAATTTGGGATCGTTTTTATCGCGTGGATGCAGCTCGTCAGCGTTCGCAAGGTGGAACAGGGCTTGGTCTTGCTATTTCAAAAAATATTTTAGAACTGCATGATGCTGAATATGGAGTAAAGAATACAGAAGATGGTGTGTTATTTTACTTTTATTTACAGAAAAAAGCGTAG